The stretch of DNA GGCCCGAACCCGCAGGACCAGAACCACAATTTCGACAGCGTCGGGGTGAGCACCACCGGCAAGGCATGGGACTGGATGAGCAATGTCATCATCTTCGGAAAGGACGTTTTCCGGACGGACATCATCGGGAAATGGATCGGCGGGCACGAGGCGGGGAACTTCGGCCTCTTCCACTGCGCTATTGACCGCGGGATGTCCAACGCCCTCGACCCCCGCAGGATCCCCGTGTATCTCTGGGACAACGGCACGGCAACGCTTACCCCGATTGAGCAAATCAAGCAGACGCCCCTTCTCACCTATTACCTCTCCCGGAACTACAACGGTCAGACCGAGAAGATTTACCACTTAACCAACGAACCCGTGGACTACGTCAAGTTTCAGGGACCGGTGGGAGTGAACGATACTGACGCGGTTCCTCGCTCTTTCATGCTTCACCAGAACCATCCCAACCCGTTCAACCCCTATACGGCGATCGAGTACGACCTGCCGAAGAACGGGTATGCCCGGCTCGAGGTGTACAATTCCAGCGGGCAGCTTGTGGATGTGCTTGTGGATGGTTACCAGGCGCGGGGAGCGCACATGGCGGTCTGGAACAGCTATAACCGGGCCTCGGGAACCTATTTCTACCGGTTCCGGTTCGGGGATTTCACCGAGACGAAGAAGATGACTCTTCTCAGATAGCTCGGAAACGTTCCTTATTTTTAGCGCTATTTTTGACAGGATTTACAAGATGATCCGGCAAAAAGTGTTACAAAGACTTCAGTTCTGTCGAAACCTCACCCGGCCTTTGGCCACCCTCTCCTAATTAGGAGAGGGTAAAAACAAGGTGTACAATGAGTTACCCCCTCTCCTGACTAGGAGAGGGGGACAGGGGGTGAGGTTTAAAAAGCAGAGAATGAGCAAAATTTCCTTTTTTGCCGGATCATCTTACAAGATTTACAGGACTATTTCTTATTTTCCCAATCTTGTTAATCTTGTGAATCCTGTCAAATTTTCCGTCTTTATTTTTTAAATCATGCAACGGTTTCAGAGATCGGTCTGAATCTGAACAGCAGTGGAGAAAAATCATGTTTACCCGTAGAAGATTCATGCAGACCCTTGCGGCGGCGGGGACAACCGCTGTGGCCGCCCCTATACATGCCCTGACATCGAGGACGCAGGCATCTACAGGGTATTTCGGAGCACACCCCTTTATCGATAATCATCCCGACTCGGTGTTCATCTACCGCACCAAGGTGGATGGAGATAAGAACGCCATTGCAAAAAAGCAGGCCGGACTCGAATTCACCCGCTCGGTTATTGTCCCGAAAGCGGATGGCGTCCCGCTCACGCACCTCGTTCCCATCAAGCCGAATATCCGGGTGAATCCCAGTCTCGTCGGAGCGGCCAAGTATGCGACGGTCAGTGGGGATTTCGTGGGAGCCGATGTATACTTTACGGAAGGAGTCATCGAGGGGTTGAAAGAGCTTGGGCTCTCCGCGAACCAGATATTCCTGCGCGAAGTGAATGGAACGCCTACCAGTTTCACTCTGGGGTATACCGAGATGTCCAAGCGCACCGGCGTCGAATTGCGATTTATGGGACAGTCGGTCGGGACAATCAGCGCGAACGACCTTGTCTGGACGGATACTCCCGAAAATCTGTTCTTCCGAAAAATGCCCCACCTCTGGCCGATCAATTCCCAGAACTCCTGGCTTCTCAATATCGCAAAGATGAAAACTCACGGCATGTGTGTCACCCTCTGCGCCAAGAATCTCCAGGGAACCCTCGCCATACCCTACCAGCAGCACTGCGCCGCCCCCACCAGCACATTGGGTATAACATCGGCAAACCTGAATCCAAAATGGTCGGCCGATATCAAGGCCAATTTCGACCGTCATAAAGCCGATAAGGTTCCCCGCTGGGACCGTCCCGGTTCCGACTGGAACTGCGGTCTCGGCATGGAAACCTGGGCCTCCCGCAATACGGACAACAACGCCGCGCTCGCTGCAAAAACCGGATTGCACATTATCGAAGCGGTTTATGGCCGCGACGGAGATTTTTCGCGGGGTCCCAATCCGTCCGGGAATGACAATAACCAGAATGGCGATCCCTTGAATTACATGATGAATTACATCATCTTCGGGAAGAATGCCTATCATGTGGATATAGTCGGGCATTGGCTGGCCGGGCACGAACCGGGGAATATCGGGCTCTTCCATCTGGCGAAGGATCGGGGTCTGGCCAAAACTTTCAATCCGGTGAATATCCCGGTCTATGAGTGGAAAGCCGACGGCACGGCAGCGCTCACCCCGCTTACGAATTTTACCCGCACGCCGCTCAAGACCTATTACCTCCAGCGGAATTACAGCGGCCAGACCGAGCCGTTCTGGCACCTGGTGAACGAACCGTACACGTATCCCACGGAGCCCCCATCGGGAATCGCGGATAAATCGGAGCCGCGGGCGTTTGTGCTCCACCAGAATCATCCAAATCCGTTCAATCCATACACTGCCATCGAGTATGATCTGCCCCGGAGCGGGTATACCCGGCTCGAGGTATACAATTCCTACGGCCAGTTGATGGATGTCCTGGTGGACGGCTACCAGGCGCGGGGGGCGCATATGGCGGTCTGGAACAGCAATAACCGGGCTTCCGGTACCTATTTCTACCGGTTCCGGTTCGGGGATTTCACCGAGACGAAAAAGATGACTCTTCTGAGATAGCTCGGAAATGTTCCTTGTTTAAGAATTTTTCAATTATCTCCGGATATGCCATTAGATAAGGTTCGAGATCGTATCTATAGATGCCGAAACAAGTTCGGCATGACACGTGTCATCCTGAACTCGTTTCAGGATCTAATGTTCAACCCGGCGCACAATTTTTAAAAATGCTTACCAAATGACATAACGGGATTTTGTTATCTTAGGCACTTAGGCACTCTGGCGCTGCCAGTGGAGAAGAACCATGATTACCCGCAGAAGATTCATTCAGACCATGGCCGCGACGGGGACAGCAGCCCTCGGCGCTCCCATACATGCCCTGACATCGAGAACGCAAGCTTCCACGGGTTATTTTGGCCTGCACCAGTTCATCGAAAGTCATCCCGAGGCGGTGTTCGTCATGCTGACAAATGTTGATCAGAAGATGGATGCGGAAGCCAAAAAGAGCGCCGGTCTTGCTTTTGGCCGGAGTGTGTTTGTTCCCAAGGATAACAATGGAATCCCCATTAATATCTCTATACCGGTGAAACCGAATCTGAAAACCGCCGATCCGAAGGTGTTCCCAATCGCGGATATTATCGGTCATGTGGCGGATCCCTTCTTTGTGGAAGGGTTGTTTGAGGGTATGAAAGAGCTGGGTATCTCCGGCAGCCAGTTTCATATCCGTGAGGTCAATCGCCCGGAAGCCTGGGGCCCCCATTTCTATGTGGACATGGCGAAACGGGTCGGCGCCGATCTGCGCCTCGATCTGGCTCCGACTGTTACCAGCCTCGTTGCCGGGCGGGATTACAATTGGAAGGATGTTCCGAACGGCATTTTCTATAAACGTATTCCGTACCTTGAGCCTATTAATACACCCAACACCTGGATGCTCAATATATCCAAGTTCAAAGCCCACGGCATGGGGCTGACTCTCTGCTGTAAAAACCTCCAGGGCTCGGTGGCGCATAACTACCAGCAGTTCTGCGCCGATTGGAACGGCAGCATGAGTATTAACCAGAATGACCGCTATTCCGACGCTTATCAAGTCATTAAAGCCAACTATGACCGTCATGTGGCCATGGGGATTTCCCGTTGGGATCGTCCCGGACAGAATGCCAACTCCGGTTTGGGTATGGAGACCTGGGCGACCCGGACACTCGACAACCTTTCGGTCACCCTGCCTTCCATCGGGCTGCACATTATAGAGGGGATTTACGGCCGTGACGGCCAGGGCAACGATGTTTACGGCCCTAATCCACAGGGTCAGGCGCATAATTTCGATGAAAACGGCAAAAGCACCACTGG from Candidatus Latescibacter sp. encodes:
- a CDS encoding DUF362 domain-containing protein — encoded protein: MFTRRRFMQTLAAAGTTAVAAPIHALTSRTQASTGYFGAHPFIDNHPDSVFIYRTKVDGDKNAIAKKQAGLEFTRSVIVPKADGVPLTHLVPIKPNIRVNPSLVGAAKYATVSGDFVGADVYFTEGVIEGLKELGLSANQIFLREVNGTPTSFTLGYTEMSKRTGVELRFMGQSVGTISANDLVWTDTPENLFFRKMPHLWPINSQNSWLLNIAKMKTHGMCVTLCAKNLQGTLAIPYQQHCAAPTSTLGITSANLNPKWSADIKANFDRHKADKVPRWDRPGSDWNCGLGMETWASRNTDNNAALAAKTGLHIIEAVYGRDGDFSRGPNPSGNDNNQNGDPLNYMMNYIIFGKNAYHVDIVGHWLAGHEPGNIGLFHLAKDRGLAKTFNPVNIPVYEWKADGTAALTPLTNFTRTPLKTYYLQRNYSGQTEPFWHLVNEPYTYPTEPPSGIADKSEPRAFVLHQNHPNPFNPYTAIEYDLPRSGYTRLEVYNSYGQLMDVLVDGYQARGAHMAVWNSNNRASGTYFYRFRFGDFTETKKMTLLR
- a CDS encoding DUF362 domain-containing protein; protein product: MITRRRFIQTMAATGTAALGAPIHALTSRTQASTGYFGLHQFIESHPEAVFVMLTNVDQKMDAEAKKSAGLAFGRSVFVPKDNNGIPINISIPVKPNLKTADPKVFPIADIIGHVADPFFVEGLFEGMKELGISGSQFHIREVNRPEAWGPHFYVDMAKRVGADLRLDLAPTVTSLVAGRDYNWKDVPNGIFYKRIPYLEPINTPNTWMLNISKFKAHGMGLTLCCKNLQGSVAHNYQQFCADWNGSMSINQNDRYSDAYQVIKANYDRHVAMGISRWDRPGQNANSGLGMETWATRTLDNLSVTLPSIGLHIIEGIYGRDGQGNDVYGPNPQGQAHNFDENGKSTTGKAWDWMSNVIIFGKDVFRVDIIGHWIGGHEAGNMGFFHYAIDRKLSTALDPRKIPVYIWDNGAATLTPLEKIPRTPLLTYYLPRTYNSQKENIYHLINEPIDYSKFEKAAGVEESYPETPKSFVLHQNHPNPFNPLTSIEYDLPKGGYTRLEVYNYYGQLIDVLVDSYQARGAHMAVWNSNNHASGTYFYRFRFGDFTETKKMVLLK